In Ectothiorhodospiraceae bacterium 2226, a single window of DNA contains:
- a CDS encoding efflux RND transporter periplasmic adaptor subunit has protein sequence MRARSMVEARRVALVTFAALALLWGSVPLAAEQAATLHWAARVELGLPVSGTVRAVEVREGERVKRGQVLVRLDARGYEAAVARAKARMASQEEALAEAEREAERAEELYERTVLSDHELHVAKIAFARAKAEYAAAQAELVQSELNLEYSVLRAPFDAVVLRRMVEPGQAIASGLQVTPLLVLAQDGRMVARAQAGEEVVGRLTRGAQVPVRVAGQRFDGQVRHVGLEPAEAGGYAVDVEFDYDPNRVTLRAGQSGQVDLP, from the coding sequence GTGAGGGCACGAAGCATGGTGGAGGCGCGTCGCGTCGCGCTGGTGACGTTCGCAGCGCTGGCACTGCTCTGGGGCTCGGTGCCCCTGGCGGCGGAACAGGCGGCGACGCTGCACTGGGCCGCGCGCGTGGAGTTGGGCCTGCCGGTGTCGGGCACGGTGCGGGCGGTCGAGGTGCGCGAGGGCGAGCGGGTCAAGCGCGGGCAGGTACTGGTGCGGCTCGATGCGCGCGGCTACGAGGCCGCCGTGGCGCGTGCCAAGGCGCGCATGGCCAGCCAGGAGGAAGCCCTCGCGGAGGCCGAGCGCGAGGCGGAGCGCGCCGAGGAGCTGTATGAACGCACGGTGCTGTCGGATCACGAGCTGCATGTCGCGAAGATTGCCTTTGCGCGCGCCAAGGCCGAGTACGCCGCGGCGCAGGCGGAACTGGTACAAAGTGAATTGAATCTGGAATACAGCGTGCTGCGCGCACCGTTCGATGCGGTTGTGCTGCGGCGCATGGTGGAGCCCGGGCAGGCCATTGCGTCCGGTCTGCAGGTGACGCCGTTGCTGGTGCTGGCGCAGGACGGGCGCATGGTGGCGCGTGCGCAAGCCGGGGAGGAGGTCGTCGGCCGTCTCACGCGCGGTGCGCAAGTGCCGGTGCGTGTGGCCGGCCAGCGATTCGACGGACAGGTGCGCCATGTCGGTCTCGAGCCGGCGGAGGCCGGCGGCTACGCGGTGGACGTTGAGTTCGACTACGACCCGAACCGCGTGACCTTGCGTGCGGGGCAGAGCGGGCAGGTCGATCTGCCGTGA
- a CDS encoding DUF2066 domain-containing protein, whose product MRILLTSLLLILAVAHAEARAPAAVYEVEVPVRSQAAGERDQALGAALSKVLVKVAGTRAVLDHEQARAALGQAGRLVQQYRYLADDEGQRLWVRFDTAAVEGLLSRAQVVSWPFPRNATLVWLAVDDGRERMLLGAADLDHETRQVLEARAQERALPLMFPLMDLTDQGRVRLGDLWGGFHEPVLEASERYDAASVLSGRVSRGAREWSGRWQLFQGGEAVAGWESSGSLQDTLAGGLDHAGDLLARHYGENIGQEGVLYVRVRDVRGLQDYRRAMEALERVGPVSLAQPQTLGADHVVFRVDARGGRAGLGRALRGNAALAAVESEGADDEVVLRLVR is encoded by the coding sequence TTGCGCATATTGTTGACCTCTCTTTTGTTGATTCTCGCCGTGGCCCATGCGGAGGCCCGCGCACCCGCCGCCGTATACGAGGTCGAGGTGCCGGTGCGTTCTCAGGCCGCCGGGGAGCGCGACCAGGCACTCGGTGCCGCCTTGAGCAAAGTGCTGGTGAAGGTGGCCGGCACCCGGGCCGTGCTCGACCACGAGCAGGCCCGCGCAGCGCTCGGTCAGGCCGGTCGTCTGGTGCAGCAGTATCGCTACCTGGCGGACGACGAGGGCCAGCGCTTGTGGGTGCGCTTCGATACGGCGGCCGTGGAAGGGCTGCTCAGTCGGGCGCAGGTGGTGTCGTGGCCGTTCCCGCGCAACGCCACGCTGGTGTGGCTGGCGGTCGACGATGGACGCGAGCGCATGCTGCTGGGCGCTGCCGACCTCGACCATGAGACCCGCCAAGTCCTCGAGGCACGTGCCCAGGAGCGGGCCTTGCCGCTGATGTTTCCGCTGATGGACTTGACCGATCAGGGGCGGGTGCGACTGGGTGATCTGTGGGGCGGTTTTCACGAGCCCGTGCTCGAGGCCTCGGAGCGCTACGACGCCGCCTCCGTGCTGAGCGGCCGTGTCTCCCGTGGCGCGCGCGAGTGGTCGGGACGCTGGCAGTTGTTCCAGGGCGGCGAGGCAGTGGCCGGCTGGGAGTCGAGCGGCTCGTTGCAGGACACGCTCGCCGGCGGGCTCGATCATGCCGGTGATCTGCTGGCACGCCACTATGGGGAGAACATCGGCCAGGAGGGCGTGCTGTATGTGCGTGTGCGCGACGTACGCGGCCTACAGGACTATCGGCGTGCCATGGAGGCGCTGGAACGCGTCGGGCCGGTATCGCTCGCGCAGCCGCAGACCCTCGGCGCCGACCACGTCGTGTTTCGCGTCGATGCCCGCGGCGGACGTGCCGGCCTCGGCCGCGCACTACGCGGCAATGCCGCACTGGCCGCGGTCGAGAGCGAGGGCGCAGACGATGAGGTCGTGCTGCGTCTGGTGCGCTAG
- the purN gene encoding phosphoribosylglycinamide formyltransferase, producing the protein MSVGTAPLPIVVLISGGGTNLQAILDACAERRVHARVQAVIANRPAAGGLERARRAGVPAQVVDHTEYSDRAAFDRALAAAIDAHRPGLVVLAGFMRILGDEFVAHYEGRMMNIHPSLLPLYRGLDTHRRAIADGQREHGASVHFVTRELDGGPVILQARVPVLSDDTPTSLAARVLEQEHRIYPQAIDWFARGRLRLEDGRVFLDDRPLNAAAPTDPGVEPAG; encoded by the coding sequence GTGAGCGTCGGCACCGCGCCGTTGCCGATCGTCGTCCTGATCTCCGGCGGCGGCACCAACCTGCAAGCGATTTTGGACGCCTGCGCCGAGCGGCGCGTGCACGCGCGGGTGCAGGCGGTGATCGCCAACCGGCCCGCCGCCGGCGGCCTGGAACGTGCGCGCCGCGCGGGGGTGCCGGCGCAGGTCGTGGATCACACGGAATATTCGGACCGCGCCGCCTTCGATCGTGCGCTGGCGGCCGCCATCGATGCCCACCGCCCCGGGCTGGTTGTGCTGGCGGGCTTCATGCGTATCCTGGGGGACGAATTCGTCGCGCATTACGAAGGGCGCATGATGAACATCCATCCCTCGCTGCTGCCGCTGTACCGCGGCCTTGACACACACCGGCGCGCCATCGCCGACGGGCAGCGCGAGCACGGCGCCAGCGTGCACTTCGTCACCCGCGAACTGGACGGCGGGCCGGTCATCCTGCAGGCGCGCGTGCCGGTGCTGTCCGACGACACGCCGACCTCGTTGGCGGCGCGGGTGCTGGAGCAGGAGCACCGCATCTATCCGCAGGCTATTGATTGGTTCGCGCGTGGGCGCCTGCGCCTTGAAGACGGACGCGTCTTCCTGGACGACCGTCCGTTGAACGCCGCCGCCCCCACGGATCCCGGCGTGGAGCCGGCGGGATGA
- the purM gene encoding phosphoribosylformylglycinamidine cyclo-ligase, with amino-acid sequence MTERNPDSQASLSYRDAGVDIDAGDALVQRIKPIAQRTARPEVMQGLGGFGALFELPLDRYREPVLVSGTDGVGTKLKLAMQMGRHDTIGIDLVAMCVNDLVVQGAEPLFFLDYYATGKLDVEVAAQVVEGIGVGCERAGAALIGGETAEMPGMYGGGDYDLAGFCVGIVEKSAIIDGSRVQADDAVLGIASSGPHSNGYSLIRKVLEVSGADLAQPFDGRTLGEALLEPTRIYVKPLLSLMHQVEVRALAHITGGGLTENIPRVLPEGLGVELGAKTWQQPAIFDWLQREGGIETAEMYRTFNCGIGMAVCVAQGDAERALAHLAEAGLPAWQIGRVVPLRDGAPAVLIHE; translated from the coding sequence GTGACCGAGCGCAACCCCGATTCCCAGGCGTCCTTGAGCTACCGCGACGCCGGCGTCGACATCGATGCCGGCGATGCGCTGGTCCAGCGGATCAAGCCGATTGCCCAGCGCACCGCGCGTCCCGAGGTGATGCAGGGCCTGGGCGGCTTCGGCGCGCTGTTCGAGTTGCCGCTCGACCGCTACCGCGAACCGGTGCTGGTATCCGGCACGGACGGAGTCGGCACCAAACTCAAGCTCGCGATGCAGATGGGCCGCCACGACACCATCGGCATCGACCTGGTCGCGATGTGCGTGAACGACCTGGTGGTGCAAGGCGCCGAGCCGCTGTTCTTCCTCGACTACTACGCCACCGGCAAGCTGGACGTGGAGGTCGCCGCGCAGGTGGTCGAGGGCATCGGCGTGGGCTGCGAGCGCGCCGGCGCCGCGCTGATCGGCGGCGAGACCGCCGAGATGCCGGGCATGTACGGCGGCGGCGACTATGACCTTGCCGGTTTCTGCGTCGGCATCGTGGAGAAGAGCGCCATCATCGACGGCAGCCGCGTGCAGGCCGACGACGCGGTGCTCGGCATCGCCTCCTCCGGCCCGCATTCCAACGGCTACTCCCTGATTCGCAAGGTGCTGGAAGTTTCCGGCGCCGATCTCGCCCAGCCCTTCGACGGCCGCACGCTAGGCGAGGCCCTGCTCGAGCCGACGCGCATCTACGTCAAGCCGCTGCTGTCGCTCATGCACCAGGTCGAGGTGCGCGCGCTGGCCCATATTACCGGCGGCGGACTGACCGAAAACATCCCCCGCGTGCTGCCCGAAGGCCTGGGCGTCGAACTGGGCGCCAAGACCTGGCAGCAGCCCGCCATCTTCGACTGGCTGCAACGCGAAGGGGGTATCGAGACCGCCGAGATGTACCGCACCTTCAACTGCGGCATCGGCATGGCGGTGTGTGTCGCGCAGGGCGACGCCGAACGGGCCCTCGCCCACCTCGCCGAGGCCGGTCTGCCGGCTTGGCAGATCGGGCGCGTCGTCCCGCTGCGCGACGGGGCCCCCGCGGTCCTTATCCACGAGTGA
- a CDS encoding LysM peptidoglycan-binding domain-containing protein, producing the protein MLAAEQRRAQAGGEATEYNVQRGDSLWSISGKAEVYNNPYHWPLIYRTNRDQITDADLIYPGQRFRIERNFSQQDIDAAAQHARTRGEWELGRVEQSDQDYLRGRR; encoded by the coding sequence ATGCTGGCGGCCGAGCAGCGTCGCGCGCAAGCCGGTGGCGAGGCCACCGAGTACAACGTGCAGCGTGGCGACAGCCTGTGGTCGATCTCCGGCAAGGCCGAGGTCTACAACAACCCCTACCACTGGCCGCTGATCTATCGCACCAACCGCGACCAGATCACCGACGCCGACCTGATCTACCCGGGTCAGCGCTTCCGCATCGAGCGCAACTTCTCGCAGCAGGACATCGACGCGGCGGCGCAGCATGCCCGTACCCGCGGTGAGTGGGAACTGGGCCGGGTCGAGCAGTCGGACCAGGACTACCTGCGAGGCCGCCGCTAA
- a CDS encoding TlpA family protein disulfide reductase, with product MSRAVRRWLLSIALVLPMAALASAELVLPGMDGREHKVSDYRGNWVVVNFWATWCPPCLKEIPELIRFHERRDDAVVLGVNMEDIDADMLAGFIDVHAISYPVLRMEPASQTPLGPVVGLPTTYLVDPSGEVVARHLGELDAQMLDEFIDKHESRGR from the coding sequence ATGTCGCGAGCGGTACGTCGATGGTTGCTGAGCATCGCCCTGGTCTTACCCATGGCGGCGCTCGCCAGCGCCGAGTTAGTCCTCCCCGGTATGGATGGCCGGGAACACAAGGTGTCCGACTATCGCGGCAACTGGGTGGTGGTCAATTTCTGGGCGACGTGGTGCCCGCCCTGTCTGAAAGAGATTCCCGAGTTGATCAGGTTCCACGAACGCCGGGACGATGCAGTGGTCCTTGGGGTGAACATGGAAGACATCGACGCCGACATGCTGGCGGGCTTCATCGATGTGCATGCGATCTCGTATCCTGTACTGCGCATGGAGCCCGCGTCGCAGACGCCGCTGGGCCCCGTCGTCGGACTGCCTACAACGTATCTGGTGGATCCGTCCGGCGAGGTTGTCGCGCGTCACCTCGGCGAACTCGACGCCCAGATGCTGGATGAATTCATCGATAAGCACGAAAGCCGTGGGCGCTAG
- a CDS encoding lytic transglycosylase domain-containing protein, whose translation MIKRRRFPWRNWRPSSATGSPSEERRAGAACALAFGLLLIGAPVAADADHGTLRAALADALAEPDTFEDRYAAEVWLVDMAHRLRHRIPDEAERIRLLRKVHQEAARVDLPPEVVLAVIQVESNFDRFAISVAGAQGLMQVMPFWLEELGRPDDNLFDLRTNLRMGCTILRHYLDRERGDLTRALARYNGSFGQTWYPERVYQALNTRWAAR comes from the coding sequence ATGATCAAGCGGCGCAGGTTCCCATGGCGGAACTGGCGGCCTTCCTCCGCGACCGGCTCGCCGTCTGAAGAGCGCCGCGCCGGTGCGGCCTGCGCGCTGGCGTTCGGCCTGCTACTGATCGGCGCACCTGTCGCGGCCGACGCCGACCACGGGACTCTGCGCGCCGCCCTCGCCGATGCCCTGGCGGAACCGGACACCTTCGAGGACCGCTACGCCGCCGAGGTGTGGCTGGTCGACATGGCGCACCGCTTGCGCCACCGCATTCCCGACGAAGCCGAACGCATACGCCTGCTGCGCAAGGTGCACCAGGAAGCGGCCCGCGTCGATCTGCCGCCGGAAGTCGTGCTCGCCGTGATTCAAGTGGAAAGTAATTTCGATCGCTTCGCGATTTCCGTGGCCGGGGCGCAGGGTCTGATGCAGGTGATGCCCTTCTGGCTGGAGGAACTCGGCCGACCCGACGACAACCTGTTCGATCTGCGCACCAACCTGCGCATGGGCTGCACCATCCTGCGCCATTACCTGGACCGGGAGCGCGGCGACCTTACTCGCGCACTGGCGCGCTACAACGGCAGTTTCGGACAGACTTGGTATCCCGAACGGGTGTATCAGGCGTTGAACACCCGCTGGGCGGCCCGCTGA
- a CDS encoding CDP-alcohol phosphatidyltransferase family protein produces the protein MSRYRHIPNLITGARLLLVPPLIALLWLEQYTAAMVLFLVAGLSDGADGFLARRYGWTSRLGSLLDPLADKLLHVGLYLSLGLLGHLPIWLVALVIGRDVLILAGAAAYRAALGNYRVEPRALSKFNTLMQMVLVLAVIVALGGLPMPAGLIDALIYVVAATTVASGSEYVWIWSGRARDRLRALRASR, from the coding sequence GTGAGCCGCTACCGGCACATCCCTAACCTCATCACCGGCGCGCGTCTGCTGTTGGTGCCGCCGCTGATCGCGCTGCTGTGGCTGGAGCAGTACACCGCGGCCATGGTGCTGTTTCTGGTGGCGGGTCTGTCGGACGGCGCCGACGGCTTTCTCGCACGCCGCTATGGCTGGACCAGCCGGCTGGGCTCGCTCCTCGACCCCTTGGCCGACAAGCTGCTGCACGTCGGCCTGTACCTCAGCCTGGGGTTGCTCGGTCATCTGCCCATCTGGCTGGTCGCCCTGGTCATCGGGCGGGACGTGCTCATCCTGGCCGGCGCCGCGGCGTACCGCGCCGCGCTTGGCAACTATCGGGTGGAGCCGCGCGCGCTCTCCAAGTTCAATACCCTGATGCAAATGGTGCTGGTGCTCGCCGTCATCGTCGCGCTGGGCGGACTGCCGATGCCGGCCGGGTTGATCGATGCCTTGATCTACGTCGTCGCGGCGACCACCGTTGCGAGCGGCAGCGAGTATGTATGGATCTGGAGCGGACGCGCGCGCGATCGGCTGCGCGCGTTGCGGGCCTCGCGATGA
- a CDS encoding thioredoxin fold domain-containing protein, producing MSRFSVLFLAAALLAAPLAVSADGPRDPYRHFFDETWHDFQEELEKAREENKKGVFIFFEMDECPFCHYMKDHVLNQPAVQEYFKDHFLAFSVDIEGGVEVVDFEGNTMTERDFAFREHRVRATPVMAFFDLDGEMVHRHTGRTAGPDEFLLMAQFVADGIYKDMRFTRYRREQEGQLIDR from the coding sequence ATGTCGAGATTCAGCGTTCTATTCCTTGCTGCCGCTCTGCTGGCCGCACCCTTGGCGGTATCCGCCGACGGGCCGCGCGATCCTTATCGCCACTTCTTCGACGAAACCTGGCACGATTTCCAGGAAGAACTGGAGAAGGCGCGGGAGGAGAACAAGAAGGGTGTGTTCATCTTCTTCGAGATGGACGAGTGCCCGTTCTGCCACTACATGAAGGACCACGTGCTGAATCAGCCCGCGGTCCAGGAGTACTTCAAGGACCATTTCCTCGCCTTCAGTGTCGACATCGAGGGCGGCGTGGAGGTGGTCGATTTCGAAGGCAACACCATGACGGAACGCGACTTCGCGTTTCGTGAGCACCGCGTGCGGGCCACGCCGGTGATGGCCTTTTTCGATCTCGACGGGGAGATGGTGCACCGCCACACCGGACGCACGGCCGGCCCTGACGAGTTTCTGCTAATGGCGCAGTTCGTGGCGGACGGCATCTATAAGGACATGCGCTTTACCCGCTATCGGCGCGAACAAGAAGGACAGCTGATCGACCGATGA
- a CDS encoding TolC family protein: MIKRSWAPRGGRGARFLALCTCLVLPIAAPADTAQPLPDPLTLNHALSLADEAEHPDLARALATRDRARAGRLDARARTGLEASLIAGARVVGPSELSPDNNRDSVEDHLAGIVVRKNLYDFGRSRGALSAADAALHGSELAYLDARQQRRLEIMRHYFDVLLADLQFTRDNEDMAVVFVALDRLRDRHELGQVSDVDLLEHESRFQNIRARRIESQHRQRTSRARLAAVLGRPGQLPANLAVPNLALQRELPELEELEQSVREHNLTLRALRAEVDAARERVSAARAGRRPRLDAELEAFHYERPLSGRDEWRAGVVLEVPLATGGRVAAQVAQQNAELARLRAELHAHDLALRQQVLELYLELEHLQARRQEMNVLRDYRALYLDRSRALYEMEVRTDLGDSMVRVSEAELARAEVDFQLAQAWARLDALTGAMPLPEEAIR, translated from the coding sequence ATGATCAAGCGCTCGTGGGCGCCGCGCGGTGGGAGGGGCGCGCGGTTTCTCGCGTTGTGCACGTGCCTGGTGCTGCCGATCGCGGCGCCGGCGGACACCGCGCAGCCACTGCCCGATCCCCTGACGCTGAACCATGCCTTGTCGCTGGCTGACGAGGCCGAGCATCCCGATCTGGCGCGCGCGCTCGCTACGCGAGACCGGGCGCGCGCCGGACGCCTCGATGCCCGCGCGCGTACTGGCTTGGAGGCAAGCCTGATTGCGGGTGCGCGCGTGGTCGGGCCGTCCGAGCTCTCCCCCGATAACAACCGCGACAGTGTCGAGGATCACCTCGCGGGAATCGTGGTGCGTAAGAATCTCTACGACTTCGGGCGCAGTCGCGGCGCGCTGTCGGCAGCCGATGCGGCGCTGCACGGCAGCGAACTCGCCTATCTCGATGCGCGGCAGCAGCGGCGCCTGGAGATCATGCGGCACTACTTTGACGTGTTGCTGGCCGATCTGCAGTTCACGCGCGACAACGAGGACATGGCGGTGGTGTTCGTGGCGCTGGATCGGCTGCGCGATCGGCACGAGCTTGGTCAGGTCTCGGACGTCGATTTGCTCGAGCATGAAAGCCGTTTCCAGAACATTCGTGCACGGCGCATTGAGAGCCAGCATCGCCAACGCACCTCGCGCGCCCGCCTGGCGGCGGTGCTGGGCCGCCCCGGCCAGTTGCCCGCCAACCTGGCCGTGCCGAACCTGGCCCTGCAGCGCGAGCTCCCCGAGTTGGAGGAATTGGAGCAAAGCGTGCGCGAACACAATCTCACGCTACGCGCGTTACGCGCCGAGGTTGACGCCGCGCGCGAGCGCGTGAGCGCCGCGCGTGCCGGGCGTCGCCCGCGCCTCGATGCCGAACTCGAGGCCTTCCACTACGAGCGCCCGTTGTCGGGGCGCGACGAGTGGCGCGCGGGCGTCGTGCTGGAAGTGCCGCTGGCTACCGGCGGGCGGGTCGCAGCGCAGGTCGCGCAGCAGAACGCCGAGCTCGCGCGCCTGCGCGCCGAGTTGCACGCCCACGACCTGGCGTTGCGTCAGCAGGTGCTCGAGCTGTACCTCGAACTCGAGCACCTGCAGGCGCGTCGGCAGGAGATGAATGTGCTGCGCGATTATCGCGCCCTCTATCTCGACCGCAGCCGCGCGCTGTACGAGATGGAGGTTCGCACGGATCTGGGGGATTCGATGGTGCGCGTGTCCGAGGCCGAATTGGCGCGGGCGGAGGTGGACTTTCAGTTGGCGCAAGCCTGGGCGCGCCTGGACGCGCTCACAGGGGCGATGCCGCTACCGGAGGAGGCGATACGGTGA
- the hda gene encoding DnaA regulatory inactivator Hda — MSHQLPLRMALAGAPTFEHFEAGANGAALAALRGPERLIYLWGAPGTGKSHLLQAACAEAANAQASSAYLPLHEPALAPAMAAGLESIALVCVDDLDAVAGQPAWEAALFGLYNEVSAGGGRLVFAAAAPPQALPLGLADLRSRLSACAVFHLEPLDDADKVHALRRQGARRGLDVSEEVAWFLLRHWRRDLPALCALLDRLDRASLAAQRRVTIPFVRGVIAARD, encoded by the coding sequence ATGAGCCATCAGCTGCCTTTGCGCATGGCGCTCGCCGGTGCGCCGACCTTCGAGCACTTCGAGGCGGGCGCCAACGGCGCCGCGCTGGCGGCGCTGCGCGGGCCGGAGCGTTTGATCTATCTGTGGGGTGCGCCGGGGACCGGCAAGAGTCATCTGCTGCAGGCGGCTTGCGCGGAGGCCGCGAACGCGCAGGCGAGCAGCGCGTACCTGCCGTTGCACGAGCCCGCACTTGCCCCGGCGATGGCGGCGGGCCTGGAATCGATCGCGCTGGTGTGCGTCGACGATCTCGACGCCGTGGCCGGTCAGCCCGCTTGGGAAGCGGCGCTGTTCGGGCTGTACAACGAGGTGTCGGCCGGCGGGGGGCGTCTGGTATTCGCGGCGGCGGCCCCGCCCCAGGCGTTGCCCCTTGGGTTGGCGGACCTGCGCTCGCGTTTGAGCGCCTGCGCGGTGTTCCACCTGGAGCCGCTGGATGACGCGGATAAGGTGCACGCGCTGCGCCGTCAGGGGGCGCGTCGCGGGTTGGACGTGAGCGAGGAAGTCGCTTGGTTCCTACTGCGCCATTGGCGCCGCGATCTGCCGGCCTTGTGCGCCTTGCTCGATCGACTCGACAGGGCCTCCCTCGCTGCCCAGCGCCGTGTGACGATACCGTTCGTGCGCGGCGTCATTGCCGCGCGCGACTGA
- the wrbA gene encoding NAD(P)H:quinone oxidoreductase, producing MADVLVLYFSRHGATAEMARRIARGIEEIPGVHARLRTVPRVSTVAEAVEDSIPSEGAPYATLEDLKECAGLALGSPTRFGNMAAELKYFLDSTSPLWLTGALAGKPAMVFTSTSTLHGGQEATLLSMMIPLLHHGMLIQGVPYTDTDLLHTRTGGTPYGPSHTAGTDNDRPLSDEEARLCRAAGRRLADTVRRLERHHD from the coding sequence ATGGCGGACGTACTGGTGCTGTACTTTAGCCGCCACGGCGCCACCGCCGAGATGGCCAGGCGGATCGCGCGCGGCATCGAGGAGATCCCCGGCGTGCACGCGCGCCTGCGCACGGTGCCGCGCGTCTCGACCGTCGCCGAGGCGGTGGAGGACAGCATACCGTCCGAGGGGGCACCCTACGCGACGCTGGAGGATCTAAAGGAATGCGCGGGGCTTGCGCTCGGCAGTCCGACCCGCTTCGGGAACATGGCGGCGGAGCTGAAGTATTTCCTGGACAGCACCAGCCCGCTGTGGCTGACCGGCGCCCTGGCAGGCAAGCCGGCGATGGTGTTCACCTCGACCTCCACGCTGCACGGCGGCCAGGAGGCGACCCTGTTGTCGATGATGATTCCCCTGCTGCATCACGGCATGCTGATCCAGGGCGTGCCCTACACCGATACCGATCTTCTGCACACGCGCACCGGCGGCACGCCCTACGGTCCCAGCCACACCGCCGGCACCGACAACGACCGTCCCCTCAGCGACGAGGAGGCGCGCCTGTGCCGCGCCGCGGGCCGGCGGCTCGCCGACACCGTGCGGCGCCTGGAGCGACACCATGACTAA
- a CDS encoding DUF2069 domain-containing protein, with protein MTKTRWARITTLVGYFGLLILLLLWITLLQRPQSPISLVVLVWVVPLLFPLRGLLHARPYTHAWASFLALLYFVHGIGEVAAGGVGVYLGALEVLFSTLFWTGAVLFARFRGRELRLVREAAERAG; from the coding sequence ATGACTAAAACGCGCTGGGCGCGCATCACGACGCTGGTGGGTTACTTCGGGCTGCTGATCCTGCTGCTGCTGTGGATCACACTGCTGCAACGCCCGCAATCGCCGATTTCGCTGGTGGTGCTGGTATGGGTGGTACCCCTGCTGTTCCCGCTGCGCGGGCTGCTGCATGCGCGCCCTTACACTCATGCCTGGGCGAGTTTCCTTGCCTTGCTGTACTTCGTGCACGGGATCGGGGAAGTGGCGGCCGGCGGGGTCGGCGTCTATCTAGGCGCCCTGGAGGTGCTGTTCAGCACGCTGTTCTGGACGGGTGCGGTGCTGTTCGCGCGTTTTCGCGGGCGCGAGTTGCGCTTAGTGCGCGAGGCCGCGGAACGCGCGGGCTAA
- a CDS encoding acylphosphatase produces MTCRVRGRVQGVFYRASTERKAKELGVRGYVRNLDDGSVEVLACGVPAQVEALRSWLWQGPRAARVEGVDCEVVDGDAPAGFSVK; encoded by the coding sequence ATGACGTGCCGTGTACGCGGTCGCGTGCAGGGCGTGTTTTACCGCGCGTCCACCGAGCGGAAGGCGAAGGAGCTCGGGGTGCGCGGCTATGTGCGCAATCTCGACGACGGCTCGGTGGAGGTGCTGGCCTGCGGTGTGCCGGCACAGGTGGAGGCTTTGCGGTCCTGGTTGTGGCAGGGGCCGCGCGCCGCGCGTGTGGAGGGCGTCGACTGCGAGGTGGTCGACGGCGACGCCCCCGCCGGCTTCTCGGTGAAGTAG
- the arsC gene encoding arsenate reductase (glutaredoxin) (This arsenate reductase requires both glutathione and glutaredoxin to convert arsenate to arsenite, after which the efflux transporter formed by ArsA and ArsB can extrude the arsenite from the cell, providing resistance.) translates to MVVTIFHNPRCSKSRATLELLQAKGITPRAVEYLKAPPSPAQLEEILRKLGMEDPRQLMRRQEPEYRQLSLDDPTLDRQALLAAMAAHPRLIERPIVIAGERAALGRPPENVLEIL, encoded by the coding sequence ATGGTAGTCACCATTTTTCATAATCCACGCTGTAGCAAATCGCGCGCCACCCTGGAGCTGTTGCAGGCGAAGGGCATCACACCGCGCGCCGTGGAGTACCTGAAGGCACCACCTTCTCCCGCGCAGCTGGAGGAGATCCTCCGCAAGCTCGGCATGGAGGACCCCCGGCAGCTCATGCGGCGACAGGAACCCGAATACCGGCAACTCAGTCTGGACGATCCCACCCTGGACCGCCAGGCGCTGCTGGCCGCGATGGCCGCCCACCCACGGCTGATCGAACGACCGATCGTAATCGCCGGCGAACGCGCCGCCCTCGGGCGTCCGCCCGAGAACGTCCTGGAGATACTCTAG
- a CDS encoding DUF4398 domain-containing protein translates to MSRGSGDRWKRLLAVPVSLLFLAACAVAPPVQEMSDARQAVQAARDAQAQRYAVDVLVAAERLLEQAARDLEAGQYRSARDAALEAKEQAMRSRSLAIRRATTSDSAL, encoded by the coding sequence ATGTCGAGAGGTTCTGGGGATCGCTGGAAAAGGCTACTTGCGGTTCCGGTTTCCTTGCTCTTTTTGGCGGCCTGCGCGGTTGCTCCGCCGGTGCAAGAAATGAGCGATGCCCGGCAGGCGGTTCAGGCAGCGCGGGATGCGCAAGCGCAGCGCTACGCCGTGGATGTCCTGGTTGCCGCCGAACGGTTATTGGAGCAGGCCGCGCGCGACTTGGAGGCAGGGCAGTACCGCAGCGCTCGGGACGCTGCGTTGGAAGCCAAGGAACAAGCGATGCGCTCTCGCAGCCTCGCTATTCGCCGCGCGACGACAAGCGACTCCGCGCTGTGA